From a single Pongo pygmaeus isolate AG05252 chromosome 12, NHGRI_mPonPyg2-v2.0_pri, whole genome shotgun sequence genomic region:
- the LOC129030789 gene encoding cytochrome b-c1 complex subunit 6, mitochondrial-like: MGLEDERKMLTESGDPKEEEEEEGELAFLHQDPLTTAREQCQQLEKCVKARERLELCDEHVSSQSHAEEDCTEELFDFLHARDHCVPHKLFNNLK; the protein is encoded by the coding sequence ATGGGACTGGAGGACGAGCGAAAGATGCTGACCGAGTCTGGAGATCctaaggaggaagaagaagaagagggggAATTGGCGTTTCTACATCAGGATCCCTTAACAACAGCGAGAGAGCAATGCCAGCAGTTGGAGAAATGTGTAAAGGCCCGGGAGCGGCTGGAGCTCTGTGATGAGCATGTATCCTCTCAATCACATGCAGAAGAGGATTGCACGGAGgagctttttgactttttgcatGCAAGGGACCATTGCGTGCCCCACAAACTCTTTAACAACTTGAAATAA